The following proteins are encoded in a genomic region of Anolis carolinensis isolate JA03-04 unplaced genomic scaffold, rAnoCar3.1.pri scaffold_12, whole genome shotgun sequence:
- the eda2r gene encoding tumor necrosis factor receptor superfamily member 27, which translates to MKLVPVQGCRVGWKEGGKEGRKRRKEISKRKRSRRKRKRGGRREEEKEGEEEGRKKEGDVGEKIGVASREKRASPGLHFKSVAPCKKAKQNLSSKEFAIKMAKEAVLMLFLMFASQVPRFPANPLECRENEYLDGISGKCSPCKPCGPGMELSQECGFGEGAHARCVPCPPRRFKEVWGLQRCKPCASCGLINRLQRSNCTASSDATCAQCFPGFYSKTQIGGVRGLECVPCTKQTPPSELQCRTVVSPEQEGVPLLPAQDAALLALTVGALAIALLVTLAASILCGRRFWKRQCQRVLFRSRSLPVPRVTFQAPAFPTDDPASEASCSCDGNTRPSEGPWGAGPCLPGAEGVPSLGDPGGLGFPSCVAEGQPHRWTRVPVECTETDLQRFSVLGEMEASPTSSFRDPVPESGEPVISPLPLCKNVRR; encoded by the exons ATGAAGTTGGTCCCTGTCCAGGGTTGTCGCGTGggctggaaggaaggagggaaggaaggaagaaaaagaaggaaggagatctcaaagaggaagaggagcaggaggaagaggaaaagaggaggaagaagggaagaagaaaaggaaggagaggaggaaggaagaaaaaaggaaggagacgTCGGGGAGAAAATAGGAGTCGCATCCCGGGAGAAGCGGGCAAGCCCGGGCTTGCATTTCAAGTCAGTCGCTCCTTGCAAGAAAGCAAAGCAG AATTTATCTTCCAAGGAATTTGCTATTAAAATGGCCAAAGAAGCAGTGTTGATGCTCTTCCTGATGTTCGCGAGTCAG GTGCCACGCTTTCCTGCCAATCCGCTCGAATGCCGAGAGAACGAATACCTGGACGGCATTTCCGGGAAATGCAGCCCTTGCAAGCCGTGCGGGCCCGGGATGGAGCTCTCGCAG GAGTGTGGCTTCGGCGAAGGTGCGCATGCGCGGTGCGTCCCTTGCCCTCCACGTCGGTTCAAGGAGGTCTGGGGCCTCCAGCGGTGCAAACCGTGCGCCTCGTGCGGCCTCATCAACCGCCTGCAGAGGTCCAATTGCACGGCCTCCTCGGACGCAACCTGCGCACAATGCTTCCCCGG ttTCTACAGCAAGACGCAGATCGGAGGCGTCCGGGGCCTGGAGTGCGTCCCGTGCACCAAGCAGACGCCTCCCTCCGAACTGCAGT GCCGCACCGTGGTCAGCCCGGAGCAAGAGGGTGTCCCTTTGCTCCCCGCCCAGGACGCGGCCCTCCTGGCCTTGACCGTCGGCGCTCTGGCCATCGCCCTGCTGGTCACCCTGGCCGCCTCCATCCTGTGCGGCCGGCGCTTCTGGAAGAGGCAGTGCCAGCGCG TCCTTTTCCGCAGCCGGAGCCTCCCGGTGCCGAGAGTGACCTTCCAAGCGCCGGCCTTCCCGACGGATGACCCGGCATCGGAGGCGTCTTGCTCCTGCGACGGAAACACCAGGCCTTCGGAAG GTCCCTGGGGGGCTGGGCCCTGTCTCCCGGGAGCGGAAGGGGTGCCCAGCCTGGGGGATCCGGGGGGTCTCGGGTTCCCGTCCTGTGTGGCCGAGGGGCAGCCCCACCGCTGGACACGCGTCCCCGTGGAGTGCACCGAGACCGACCTGCAGAGGTTCTCTGTCCTGGGCGAGATGGAGGCGTCGCCCACTTCGTCCTTCCGGGATCCCGTCCCCGAAAGCGGGGAGCCGGTG ATCTCCCCGTTGCCGCTTTGCAAAAACGTCAGACGGTAG